The Symphalangus syndactylus isolate Jambi chromosome 3, NHGRI_mSymSyn1-v2.1_pri, whole genome shotgun sequence genome has a segment encoding these proteins:
- the LOC134736297 gene encoding endogenous retrovirus group K member 113 Gag polyprotein-like, whose product MRISLSFCEGVLRVWNTVESINNRFLRIAVNKLGANQAPLKPQGPLKPVPQLLQQPGPQAPERPAQQVISPQPGLQVLNSSSVQNPTFFSPSGPVTTAVATTAIAAHKQQVSYIPQDDTPLMRAIAQAREFGAPEAWQFPVILPPPIPAIPVAQNHPQPADPAQQAADPATPQDLQPENQVPQPENQAPQANNQPPQLPAAMAQPVPGIFTVQAAVQPDPLHPGQVQLCPATWESFSFKFLKDFKASVKQYSTNSHFVRSTLKALAEGKHLVPYDWKILAKSVLSKSQYLQFRTWWVNAVQECIRLNQGSNPPVNVMADQLLGMGQWAGIRNQAILNDEVIEQLRKCCLDAWDKIQNDGKVCRSFTAVTQGQQEPYPDFIARLQDVTEKAIADSHGQQLVVELMAYEQTNADCQAAICPIKGKIPPEGDVLFSYVKVCEGMGGTLHTAMVMAQAMATVRMPG is encoded by the exons ATGAGGATTTCTCTTTCGTTTTGTGAAGGCGTGCTTCGAGTATGGAACACGGTGGAGAGCATCAACAACAGATTCCTGAGAATTGCAGTCAATAAGCTTGGTG CAAATCAGGCTCCTTTGAAGCCTCAGGGTCCCTTGAAGCCTGTCCCGCAGTTACTGCAGCAGCCTGGACCTCAGGCCCCTGAAAGACCTGCCCAGCAGGTAATCTCACCCCAACCTGGCTTACAGGTTCTCAATTCTTCCTCCGTTCAAAACCCtaccttcttttctccttctggtCCAGTCACTACTGCAGTTGCCACCACCGCCATTGCTGCTCATAAGCAACAAGTTTCATACATCCCTCAAGATGATACTCCTCTTATGAGAGCCATTGCGCAGGCAAGAGAATTTGGGGCTCCTGAGGCCTggcaatttcctgtaattttacCACCTCCTATACCTGCCATCCCTGTGGCACAAAATCATCCACAGCCAGCTGACCCTGCTCAGCAGGCGGCTGATCCCGCGACTCCTCAAGATCTACAGCCTGAGAATCAGGTCCCTCAGCCTGAGAATCAGGCTCCTCAGGCAAATAATCAGCCCCCACAACTGCCTGCTGCCATGGCGCAGCCAGTTCCAGGTATATTTACAGTCCAGGCAGCAGTCCAACCAGATCCTCTTCATCCAGGCCaggttcagctatgccctgctacttgggaaagtttttcttttaaattcctcAAAGATTTCAAAGCATCAGTGAAGCAGTACAGCACCAACTCCCATTTTGTTCGTTCTACATTAAAGGCCCTAGCAGAAGGTAAACATTTGGTGCCCTATGACTGGAAAATTCTAGCAAAGTCAGTCTTATCTAAATCTCAATATTTACAATTCAGGACTTGGTGGGTTAATGCTGTCCAGGAATGCATTCGTCTTAATCAGGGCTCTAATCCTCCTGTTAATGTTATGGCTGACCAGTTACTGGGAATGGGACAATGGGCTGGAATTCGAAACCAAGCTATACTAAATGATGAGGTTATTGAACAATTACGAAAATGTTGCCTAGATGCTTGGGATAAGATTCAGAATGATGGTAAAGTATGTCGATCTTTTACGGCCGTTACACAGGGACAACAGGAACCCTATCCAGACTTTATTGCCCGTCTTCAAGATGTGACAGAGAAAGCCATCGCTGATAGCCATGGCCAACAACTTGTTGTAGAACTTATGGCTTATGAACAAACAAATGCAGACTGTCAGGCAGCTATTTGCCCCATTAAAGGCAAAATTCCACCAGAAGGTGATGTACTCTTCTCCTACGTTAAAGTCTGTGAAGGCATGGGGGGAACTCTACATACAGCAATGGTCATGGCACAAGCCATGGCCACTGTTAGAATGCCTGGATGA